The sequence below is a genomic window from Salicibibacter cibarius.
GCCCCACCTGCAATGATGGGGGCTCCCTTTATTATTTTCCGCTTTCAAGCCTCCGGTTCAATTAACCCGTAACGTCCGTCTTTTCTTCGGTAAACAACGTTTGTGTCTCCGCTCACTGCATTGGAAAAGACGAAGAACGAGTGGCCAAGCATATCCATTTGCAACACGGCCTCTTCCGCATCCATCGGCTTAAGGTTGAAACGTTTTGTACGCACAAGTTGGAAGCCGGGATCGTCATCTTCTTCCGACCAACCATTCTCCAATTGCGTAACGCCCATTTCATTCTTAAATACATCCTTCGTGCCGCTCTGTCTAAACTTACGGTTTACTTTTGTTTTATGTTTGCGAATTTGCCTTTCCAGTTTCTCGACGACAAGATCAATAGCCGCGTACATATCCGAATGGTCCTCTTCGGCACGCAGAAGAAGGCGAGACATGGGAATTGTAACCTCGATGCTATGTTGTTGGTTATTTTGAACGTGCATTTTCACGTGAACATCGGCGACCGGAGGCGTATCAAAATACCTCTCCACCTTGCCCACCTTTTTCTCCACATATTCTCGCAATGATGGTGTTACCTCCATGTTTTCCCCACGGACATTGTAATTCATCACCAAAACTCCTCCTTTCATGCTCTATACTTCTCTATTCCTCTTTTTATTCCTGCTAAAACGACAAAATGTGTTCCAATTAATAACTATTTTATCAAATGTCCCTTCGGTATACACTTATTTTTATGTTGCTCCTCTTCACTTAGAAGCGTTCAAACCTCCCAAAATTACTTTGCACAAATTCTCTCTGGACATACGCATTTTGATTTTCGAAAAAAATGTGCAAAAAAAATCAAATGTACGTTAAATCAATGATTACCATGTTTCCGAAAGGAACACTCTTCCGCCGCCGATTATTCCCGCTTGCCTCTTATGCGAAATTTGTCGAATCCATGCAAATAATTAAACAACCGTTGTTTGGCAACGCACCATAAATATGATTCACTACTCTATACTGGGAATCACCGCCACCGTTTATTTTCCACCGCAAAGTCACCAAGGAACATTTGCTTACCTCTCCCCCTATTTGTACACCCCCTTCGATTCATAGCGGTGATTCTTACCAGCCAAAAAGAAATATGATAAAATTGGAGAAAAAGGCGATGATTACATGAGGTATAAGCTCGGCTTCTTTATACTGCTCATCCTATCCACCCTTATTACCGCCTGCAATAATGATGGGGACTCGGAAGAAACGAATATTCCGGACGAAACTGACGAGGAAGAAAATCACACGATTACGGAAGAAGGCAGCAATCCGGCAACACTCTTGGAAAAGTCTATCGACACAATGAGCAACCTAAACAGCTTTTCGGTTACCATGACAACAGAGCAAGATATAGCTTTTGATGAAGAGACGTCTCGCACTGAAAGTACGACAGATACAATCGTCACCTACGCCCCTTTTGCCTATCATGAAGAAACGACCATCGTTGAAGAGGACGAGGGCGAGGAAATGAGCATGGAAACGTACTTTACGGATGATGGCTTTTATTCCTATGAATCGTTTCTGGACGAATGGGTGAAATTCCCCGAGGATATTGAAGGAGATATAAGGGAGTTGTCTGCCCGCCAACAAGATCCGGAGCTGTTGCTGGAAATACTAATGACGCAACTGGATGATGACAGCATGGAAGCCATAGAAGAGCAGGATCACTACACCATTACCGTACAGGGAGATACGGAAGGTTTACAGGAAGTGAGCACAGCGATCACTGATTCACTTAATGGCGGCATGGATATGGTGCTCGAAGATATTCTATCCGTCGTTGATGTAAATGATATTCATTATGAACTACTGATTGACAAAGAAACGTATGCCTTTCAGGCGTTTAATGCTCAGATTGATATGGACTTTGAGGCGGAGGAAGGGCAAAGGGTCGCCTCCCGACAAACGATAACAGCATCCTATGGATCCTTAAACGAAATTGATGATATCACCGTTCCCGAAGAGGTGGAAAGTGCCGCGGATGAGATTGATTTTCAACTGGATTTGGATGCTGAAAATGAGTAATCATAGAAGCGCACCGTCGGTTGAGAGGGACAATCATTGCATCAGCTTTCCAAAAGGATAGCCTCTACAATCGTGCGCCAACGTTTAAACGCCGGGAGTGTCTTTTTCGTTATGTGCCCAACCTTTTCAACAGGCTCCGAAAAACTTGGGACTTCCAGCGTTTCATTGATTTGTTGTTGAAAAAGATCCCACTCATGCAGATGCTTTTCGCTCCGGCCAAAGACACTATGCATGGTTATATTTTCTTCACCGAATCGTTCAAAACCGGCCATTGTTTCCGTTAACAGACGATCCCCTTGTTCTTCATGGCCGTCGCGATAAAATTGGACAACCATCATCAAGGCATCAACGACCTGATCAATCCACTCTTCATACCGCCGAATAAAACGCTGTTGTTTTGATGTTAGTATCTCCACGCCCAATCGCCCCTTTGAGGTTTATTAAGTGGGTGATACCCTTACCGCCAAAATTTTAAACCTAGAACTCCATGCCGCCCCTCTAGTGCAAAACGGCTGAAATAGGGAATCACCCTCGCCAAGGACGCTTTGGGTGATCAAATAAAGGGTATATGCCTTTAGAAAAACGTGACCTCTCCCAAAAAATGGCGAAAGTCCATGTCTTTTCTTATACGTTTATCCTTAAAGTGTAAAAAGGTATAACAGAGGATCATCAAATTTCTAAAATAGGCGTACACTGGCAGCTCCAGCGTCCTTAAAAAAAGCATGATCTTCGATATGGGGGACGTTGAAAGCTCTTGCGTCACTAGGAAAAGAAACATCCTCAATTGTCTGTATCTATATTCCCACGACGGTGGTCGTACCAAATATGAGAGGGACGGGATGATATTGCTTACTTTGTTCCACGCGGAGCGGCTCGATCCGGAAGAGGGATTACTAGCGCCCGCCCGATGCTGGGTGACCGATTAATTCAACCACCCTGCACTAGTTGCAGATTTCTCTCCCTTAAAGGAGCGAGCGGGAACGGTTCTCACAAGTAAAGAAGCAATGAGCTGAGCGCCTACCCCAGAGTTTAAGAGGATTAGGCGCTGCTTCATTTAATTTTTCTTATCAAAATAAATCCCTTCTAAAGTTGGCGAAGAAAAAGCGTTGGTATACCGATTTTCGACATGTAAACGGGCGCGGGTTTGATTTAAATCCCGGCCGATCTGTGCTTTGACAGCTCTTATTTTTTCTTCGATCGAATCATTCATTTCCACCATTTCCTTGGCGATAGATGGTTCCACAGTAGATGGGGCCGATTTAAAAGAAGCCATCATAAGACCTCTCTTTTCCAACAGAAAATCAATGATATCAAGATAATCCTCACGCGCATCATCCGCAGATGGCAAAGGCTCATGCAGATGATTGTCCAGTTGCTTCGTCACTTTATAAACTGCTCGCATCTCGCCCATTATCCATTAACACCCGATGCGTGTCTTTGTTTACGGTCAATCTTTATGACTTCTTTCCACGTATCACGAAATTCAGTGATTATGGAAGCCGCTTCTTCCAATGCATTTGCATCATTATTAATATTTGCCCTTACAAGAGCATCAAAAGCGAAATCGTACAACTGCAGCATTTGTTGGGTCGTTTCATTCTCTACCCGAAGGGTGACCATCAGTTCACGTATGATCTTTTGTGCTTTCGTGATATTGAAGTTTTTTGCTTCATAATCTTTTTTTTCCATGGCATTTGCGGAAAGCCGGATAAATTTCAAACATCCATTATAGAGCATTAACGTTAATTCCCCGGGAGAAGCTGTTTGAAAAGCATTTTGTTGATATACGGCACGCGTTTGCGTGCCCATTCCCCCATCATACATTCGTATTCCCCCTACATCATTTGATTGCCGTCACCAAACATAAAATTCATAAGCATTTGATTTTGGTTGTTCGCTTCGCTGATTGCTTGCTCCATAGCAGTAAATTGGCGCCAATACCGATTTTCGATCTGTTCCAAACGACGATCAAAGTTTTCAATCTGATCATCAAGCTGATTAATTTCACGACCCAATGAGAATTGATGGTTCTGATACCGCCCATTGGATCCCCCGGCTTCCCTGGAAATCGCTTCTTCCATATCAGTGGCCGTCTCACGCAAATTCCTGGCAATTCCACTCTCCGCACCGCTTTGGGAAAAGAAGTTAAACGCTCCTTCCGGATCTTCTTCAACGGCCGAACGTAACTCCCCTTCATCAATTTCCAATCTGCCGCGTTCCAGATAATCATTCGAAGTCGCAATCCCCAGATCGCTCAAATGCTCGATATCCGATCCTTCCACATTGACGGTTTCATAAAGATTCTCGCGCATTCGGTTCATGAAATTTCCCAATTGGCGATCGTGTCTTAATAAGCCGCTTTGTGCCTGTTCCTCCCAAAGTTCAATCTCGTGTTCAGTCATTTCCCGGCGTTGTTCATCCGTAAGCGGGGGGTAATCGCGATTTCGGGTTTCTCCGAGTTTCTCGTGAACCTCTGTCAGCAAAGCATTATATTCATCCACAAATTCAGTGATGTTTTCCACGATTGCATCTGTGTCCACCGATGATGAAACGGTGACAGACTCGTCAAATGCATCATGCAAGGTGACCGTTAAATTATCCATCGTGAACGTGTTGGAGCGGCGCTCGGTTTCCAAGCCATTGATTGTAAACTTAGCGTTTTGTGCTCCTTGATCCGCATCGTTGCCCAAGTTTAGAACGTCTGTAAAAAAACTGTCTTCATCAAATTTAATTTCTTGGCCGCCGTCCGGATTAAAAACCCCCGTTTCCGCGCGGGAAACGGAAACTTGATCAGAATGGCTATCATAAAAAGCGTTTATGCCAATATCGCTGTTATTAAATTCATTGAGAACATTTTGCAGATTGTCTTCCTCTGTGATGAACCCTTCATGGCGGCGTACCTCTCCGTCTTCCCCGAAGGTTTCGGCACCCGCGAACATAAACCGTCCTTCTCCATCATCATCCACATACTGAACTTCAACACGAGCGCCGTTCGCAATAGGTTCTGCAAACGTTAAGGTTTGGTCATTAGCGCCCAGTAACACTTCCCCTTCTCCCGGATCTCCTTCTCTAATAACTTTATGGGAAACACCATCCACATTTACAATCACATAGTCATCATTAAGGCTTGTGTCTTCGGCAAATTCAAAAGTCGTTGTCTCTCCATCGCCTCGCAAAAGTTCAGTGTGGACCGTCCCGTCCTCCCAATTTAATCCTTCCAACTCCCCTAAAGGCTGTGAAGGATCAAATTCCTCATCCCCTTCGCTAATCGGGGCGTCACTCTGCGTCGTAGCCGCCGTTGCCAACTGGCTGACTTCAGATACAGTATACTGTGAATTACCGGTACCGGAAGAGGAAATCACGGAAACGAGCGAATCGTTCGAAGATGTCCCCGTCCTTTGAAGAAAACTGCTTGGCGTCAGAAGCCGATCAAACACAGATTCTTCGAAGGCGCTAACCTGCGTGTTTAACTCACGATAAGCATCTACCTGCCAATTTGTAAACATTTGTTCTTGAACATATCGATCCTGCGGCACACGTTCGGCCCTCATTAGATCATCAACCATTTGGTCGATATCCATCCCGGAAGCCATCCCCGTTACTCTCATTTGCCAGTCACATCCTTAGTTAAAAATTACCATTGTTCATCTACGATGATACCTGCTTGTTTTAAAATAGCCGCTGTCATGTCAAGCAACTTTTCAGGTGGGATTTCCCGCAATATTTCCTCGGAAAAACGATCGACCACATGCACATAAATACGGTCCAAATCCTCGTGAATATTAAATCGTAAAGACGTCGGGGTTCTTTCCAGAATATCGTTGAATTCTTCAACGTAGTCTTCCATTTGCTTTTGCCCGAACCTATCATGTTTTTTCTCAATCCTTTGTGCATGCTCATTCGCTAACGATAGAAACCGTTGCATCGGAAAGGTGCTTCCCCCTCCTGCGGAAGTGATTGGACTGGAATCCATGATCGCCCCTCCTGGCCTTCTTTGTTATTTTTTAAATGCATCGTCAAATGCTATTTCGGAAAAAGCCCTTCCTGAAACCGTTTTAAGGCCGGGATCAAATGGTGCTCCAGCATCTCCTCCGCCTTCTCGAATTGTTTGAATTCCACGGCCGTTTTTGCATCTTGAAGCTCGCGCTTCACCCGTGTGAGTCGTGCCTTTATATTCCCCTTTTGTCTATACCCTTCTATCGTTAAAGCTGTCATCTCCAACTGTTCATAACTGTCCATCATCTGTTCGAATAATGGTAACATCTGCTCCTTGCTGTTTTGTTCCATCGTACGTAAACTATCTTCCATTTCGTTAATTAAGCGTTCACAAGTAAAATTGACTTTTTTAAACATGCCCCCATCATTCATTTCTTTACAACCCCATTGTATTTTTTTGCTGGTAAGAAAGTATAAATCAACTTTATTACCTGCATAAGTGCAACTAACGTACCGCCAGTGGTCTTATTATTATTATCGGCTATAAGTGCCAAACTTTTAGATTCCCATTATTATGTTTCATAATTCTCATAATATGAATTTTGAGATATTATTCTTTTAATTAGGTCAATGATCTATTATAATAGGGGCAAATATAAAATTATAGGGTGATAAGGCCTATGGAAAAATCAATAAGGGCAAGGTACCGGGTGAGCGCCAAAACGATGGCAATTTTGCCGGATACACAAGGTTCAATCATTTATGAGCGAGAGCAAACAGTTGTGTATTGCCGGGAACGACCGCTACATATCATTCGACGATCATGTTTGGATGGGGGAGCATCATTGGAGGGGAGGTTAGATGCCGTGCGGCATAAAACAAAACTGGGAAGGAAGCTCCCCATCCCGATTAATGTGGAAGAAAATTGGTTTGCGTTTCCAACATCAGGATTACGTGATCATGATTGTTGCTGGGTATTTTATCATCATATTGACACCGTTGTAGCTTCCCACGGAGGATTGTGCAATATTTATTTCCATGACCAACAAATGATTTCTGTAAAAAAAAGCCTGTATACGCTAAATAGACAAATGCAACGAACAGGCTGGATTATGTCATTGTTTCTATTTCGATAACGTAGTGGGAGCCACAGGTGATTCCACCAAGAATCGTCTAACCGTCGTATAGCCATCCCAGTTCTATGACCCGTTTTACCGTGTGGGTGCGATCGTTGGCATCCATTTTTTTCGTTATTTGACTGACATGATTATTCACTGTAGACACCGATAAGTAATCGTCTTCAGCAATTTTTCGGTTGCTTTTTCCTTTTAATAAAGCATCAAGTACTCGGCGTTCCGAAGCGGTAAGCTTTTCCGATGCCTTTGCATTATCCAAGTAAAGAACCCCGTCATCATGATCGGCAATCGCGGATGGATCATGGTCTTCCTTACCGGAATTGCTCCGTCGCACAGCTTGTAACAAGTCGTTCTGCAACAATGGATCCACATACGTTTTATACAATCGTGCCACAGAAAAATGTTGGATCATTTGCCGAAATGATTGGTTGATCGAAAACAAGATCATAACTTCTGATTCCATCGTTCTCTCCATTAGACCAGGAGAATGGGGAGGAATAATCGCACACAGACGGTATGCGTTCGCTAAAGCATGCAACACCCCGCTTTCCAACAATCGAAAACTCTCTTCCACTGATAAAACAATCACCTTTTCTTGACTTCGCGGCTTCTTTTTCGGTAAACGTCTGTGAAATTCTGCATAATATCCATTCTCCTGTAGGGCCGTTAGTAAATAATCATCATTTTTTTGGCCACTAAGCTGCAACCATAAATAATGATGTTGAGTTTTCCCCAGCATCAAGGGTTTCCTCCTCTATATGTACATTTAAATAAACGTTTGTTTAAATGTTGGGACCGCGTGCATAAACTGGATTTCCTTACCATCTGCAAATCGTAGCAATGTTTGCTTAAAGCAGCAAGGGGCGATAATCATAAAGTAATCATGAAGCTGAGAAAAAAGACCTGTGTTTATTCAGGGTCAACACTAAAATCTATGGTTGAAAATAGATGTAATCATGATCGATGTAACCGCTACGGAAAACACTACGCTAGCTCGTGTTATTACCATAATTATTCACGGATATCAACGATAGATTTTGGTGAAGACCCTTTATTCATTAAACGAAAACGATGATGGGATTTTCGCCGAAGAAATGGCGGCAACTTTATTTTCCTCCTGGATAGAATCGTAGATTTCTTTCCGGTGAATGTCCACATGTCTCGGTGCGTCTATGCCTAATTTCACTTGATCTCCTTCAACACTGACAATTTTCACTTCGATTCCATCGCCGATTTGTATCGATTCATCATGTTTGCGAGTGAGTATGAGCATGCCGGGAGGAAGACTCCTTTCTTTGCAAGAGTGGATATTGCCGGGAATATTCGCTGTCTTGCAGGATATATTGCTTGCCTTTTTTTACATCCACATTTAAAACAAGGGGCGCCGCCAAATTTGCCGTCGAAGTCTCGAAGGGGTCTTTTATCGTTAGGATTATCCATAAGGAAGCCTGCTTTGTGTCCGTTAACTGCAAGGGCTCGGTAACGGACGCAGGCAACTCTATTTGGTAATCCGGGAAAATAGAAAAGATTTCACAAACGAAAAAGGCAACTTCCGCGGTGTGAACCGATTGCAGTACGTAAAACGGACCTTTGTAATGCTGTAAGATCCAACGTGTTTCGTTTTCAAAGGCCGGTAACCCATTTGGAAAATCAATCACCTCTGATTCAGAGACTTCAATTTCTCCATTGTATTTCGTTGAGATTTTCAAGCTCATCCTTCCTTTCCCTACGCGCGATTACTCTTATATTCTAGCATGTTTTTAAACGAAAAAAAGAAGCAAACCAACGAGGTTTGCCGAATCATTAAGCGTGCATTATCTTAAGAAATCCATCAAACTTGGTTGAATAATCCGTGCACCAGCCGATAAGGCAGCTTGATGCAAACTTTCTTGGGTGACGAGATCCATAATGACTTCGGCGAAATCCGCATCTTCATTGTCAGACATGATCCGGGTCGCGATCTCGTTTTGGTCCCCTAAGCGACCTTCGATCATTTCAACCCTGTTCACCCTTGCGCCGAGTTCCGCTTCAACACGCAATACCTCATCCAAATGCCCGTCAATCGTTGATAAAAAAGCATCGAACGTTTCGTCGGACGTGTCAGGATCTTCGAGTTTGCTTTCAAGTTCTTGTAGATCGGTGAACATCTCCTCATGAAACACTTGATCTGCAGATACGTTAATCGGAACTTCAACCCCATCCATCAATTCGAGTGTTACCTCACCCGTGCCCGTGTCTGGGTCCGGGAAATTTCCTTCCGCAAGATCCACAGGCGGATTCGCTGTATCTGTTCCATTAAAGATATATTTATTGTTTACTTGCGTGTTTGCCAGATCTTCGATATGACTGATGAGCTGACCAACTTCTTCAGCGATCGCCTGCCGCTGGGTTTCATCATACGTATCATTGGATGCTTGTAAAGTAATTTCCCGCATTCGTTGCATCGCCTGATTTACTGTGTCAAGAGAACTGTCAGTACTTTCCATCCATGATTTTGCTTCCGAAACATTTCGTTCGTATTGCTCAATCCCGCGCAATTCCGTGCGATGACGCATGCTGCTCGTTGCCACCACCGGATCTTGGGATGGGTGGTTAATCTTTTTACCGGTGGAAAGCTGTTCCTGTAAGTTTGCGAGTTTACCATTGTTCTTTTGTATATTTATTAGCGTTTGACTGGAAATCATCGACTGCGTGACCCGCATGCGCTCTCCTCCCTTCTTTTATACCGGTGGTAAGCGCCCGCTTTGCCGGAAGTCAGACATCGGAAGCCGGAAATCGGAAGATGCTGAAAAAAGCCTTTCCGACCTGGCCTTTGAAATCTAGCCTCCGCATACGCGGGCGACTAACACCCCGATTCGCGACGCACAGGATGTGACGCTTTTAGCCGACTTCCTTATCCAGAGGGAGAGGAACCCCTCTGATGGAAGTTTTACTTTATCGCCCGACAATGCCCATCTGATTAATGACTTGCTCCAGCATCTCATCAATCACCGTAATCATCCGTGAGGAGGCATTGTAAGCGTGCTGAAATTGGATCATGTTCGTCATTTCTTCATCAAGGGAAACACTGCTTACCGATTGACAGTTCATTTCAATCGTATCGCGGCGCATGTCGGACGTTTCGTTCATGCGACGGGCCTCATGCACTTCAACTGCCATCTCCCCGATGACGCTTTGATAGGCGGAGTCAAAACCGGAGGTTTCTTTTACATTCGCCAACTCCAAAGCATTGGATCCATCACCGGCATTTCCGCTTTGACCGGCGGCAGCAATTAAGTCGGTGTCATCCATTATGTCGTCATTCACACTCAGTACTCCATCATCGAATTCAAAGAATTCATCCAATCCTTCCTCGCCATTTAAATCGTAACCATTGCTGTGAACATCGTTAAAAACGTCTCTGAAACCGCTCATCAAATGATTTAAATCTGTGATCTTATCTTGATAAAGGCCTTCCTCTCCTCCATATCCGAATGCATCCACTAAAGCACCCAACTTTCCATGATGATCACCCAAAAGCTCAAGATCATCCCCGAAGTTGATGCTTTCTACCAAGCTTTCTTCATCATCTTTTTCCACAGCAAGTTCAAGATGCCCTTCATTTCCATTTTCCCCTTGAACAATTGCAACACCATCATCATCCCCGAGGCGATTCCCATCATCGTCAACAACGTAGACGCTAATCCCTCCTTCTGCGGCTGGATGCGTATGCGAGCCCGGATTTTCAGGTTCAACTTCAATGTTGATATACTCGGACAATTCGTCAATGACACGGTCGCGTTGGTCATAGAGATCGTTCGGTATTTGCCCTTGGGCTTCGATTTGGGCAATCTCTTCATTTAAATCATGCGTTTGTGTCAGCAGCCCATTGACAACTTGTACGGAAGTGTCTATTTCATCCCCTATCCCGCGCTTATTCGTTTCCAGGGACCCTACCATATGATTATATGTATCGGCAAGCGCCGCGGCGCGCTGAGCGGTAATCTCCCGGGCACTGGCATCATCAGGGTTTGCTGACAGATCGTGTAATGATCCCCAAAATTCGTCCATCGCTTCTGCCAATAGACCGGTTTCGGATTGTTCATTCATAACTTCTTCGATACGCTCCATAGAGGTTAGCTTTTGTCCCCAGTATCCGGCATTTGCATTCTCCCCCCGGTACTGCGCATCAAGAAAGTGCTCTCGAACACGCTCGATATTTTCAACATCCACTCCCGTCCCTACTTGGCCGGGGATGGAAGGCGCGTTTTTGCCGGGGGCCGGATAAGCTTGGGAGGCGTTGAAGTTCACACGCTGACGTGTATACCCTTCTGTATTTGCATTGGCAATATTGTGGCCGGTCGTTCTTAAAGCTGATTGTTGGCCCATTAATCCTTTATATGCAGTTTGTAGTCCATGAAACGTAGAGGTCATTGCTTATGGAAGCCTCCTTTATGTTCTTCACGCCCTGGAATCGAACGTCGAAAACCGTTCGTGCTCATTCGTTTTCTTCGTATTGGCAGCCGATGTATACATCGTATAATCTTCAAATCGGATGGCATCCAACATTGCACTTACAAACGCGAGACCATCATTCAACAACTGCTGATTGAGGTTATTTTTAGCTTGCAAATGTCGGATTGCCGTCTGTAACCTCTCCCGTTGCTTCTCAACTTCCAAACGTTCTTTCTCCGGCACATAAGAAACCCACTGCATCATGGGAGCATCCGCCTCAAGATGTGGGCAGTGATGGTCAATGAACGTTGTAACGACACGTCGTCGTTCCTTTTCCAATTGCCGTAGTGTCCGCGCTTCCCCTTGTTCAAGACGCACAATTTCTT
It includes:
- a CDS encoding flagellar protein FlgN translates to MNEIVALKENLENLIHHHEYLLTLAGKKTKAIQRSDRKALEEIVRLEQGEARTLRQLEKERRRVVTTFIDHHCPHLEADAPMMQWVSYVPEKERLEVEKQRERLQTAIRHLQAKNNLNQQLLNDGLAFVSAMLDAIRFEDYTMYTSAANTKKTNEHERFSTFDSRA
- the fliD gene encoding flagellar filament capping protein FliD produces the protein MRVTGMASGMDIDQMVDDLMRAERVPQDRYVQEQMFTNWQVDAYRELNTQVSAFEESVFDRLLTPSSFLQRTGTSSNDSLVSVISSSGTGNSQYTVSEVSQLATAATTQSDAPISEGDEEFDPSQPLGELEGLNWEDGTVHTELLRGDGETTTFEFAEDTSLNDDYVIVNVDGVSHKVIREGDPGEGEVLLGANDQTLTFAEPIANGARVEVQYVDDDGEGRFMFAGAETFGEDGEVRRHEGFITEEDNLQNVLNEFNNSDIGINAFYDSHSDQVSVSRAETGVFNPDGGQEIKFDEDSFFTDVLNLGNDADQGAQNAKFTINGLETERRSNTFTMDNLTVTLHDAFDESVTVSSSVDTDAIVENITEFVDEYNALLTEVHEKLGETRNRDYPPLTDEQRREMTEHEIELWEEQAQSGLLRHDRQLGNFMNRMRENLYETVNVEGSDIEHLSDLGIATSNDYLERGRLEIDEGELRSAVEEDPEGAFNFFSQSGAESGIARNLRETATDMEEAISREAGGSNGRYQNHQFSLGREINQLDDQIENFDRRLEQIENRYWRQFTAMEQAISEANNQNQMLMNFMFGDGNQMM
- a CDS encoding DUF6612 family protein, with the protein product MRYKLGFFILLILSTLITACNNDGDSEETNIPDETDEEENHTITEEGSNPATLLEKSIDTMSNLNSFSVTMTTEQDIAFDEETSRTESTTDTIVTYAPFAYHEETTIVEEDEGEEMSMETYFTDDGFYSYESFLDEWVKFPEDIEGDIRELSARQQDPELLLEILMTQLDDDSMEAIEEQDHYTITVQGDTEGLQEVSTAITDSLNGGMDMVLEDILSVVDVNDIHYELLIDKETYAFQAFNAQIDMDFEAEEGQRVASRQTITASYGSLNEIDDITVPEEVESAADEIDFQLDLDAENE
- a CDS encoding helix-turn-helix transcriptional regulator → MLGKTQHHYLWLQLSGQKNDDYLLTALQENGYYAEFHRRLPKKKPRSQEKVIVLSVEESFRLLESGVLHALANAYRLCAIIPPHSPGLMERTMESEVMILFSINQSFRQMIQHFSVARLYKTYVDPLLQNDLLQAVRRSNSGKEDHDPSAIADHDDGVLYLDNAKASEKLTASERRVLDALLKGKSNRKIAEDDYLSVSTVNNHVSQITKKMDANDRTHTVKRVIELGWLYDG
- the flgK gene encoding flagellar hook-associated protein FlgK; translated protein: MTSTFHGLQTAYKGLMGQQSALRTTGHNIANANTEGYTRQRVNFNASQAYPAPGKNAPSIPGQVGTGVDVENIERVREHFLDAQYRGENANAGYWGQKLTSMERIEEVMNEQSETGLLAEAMDEFWGSLHDLSANPDDASAREITAQRAAALADTYNHMVGSLETNKRGIGDEIDTSVQVVNGLLTQTHDLNEEIAQIEAQGQIPNDLYDQRDRVIDELSEYINIEVEPENPGSHTHPAAEGGISVYVVDDDGNRLGDDDGVAIVQGENGNEGHLELAVEKDDEESLVESINFGDDLELLGDHHGKLGALVDAFGYGGEEGLYQDKITDLNHLMSGFRDVFNDVHSNGYDLNGEEGLDEFFEFDDGVLSVNDDIMDDTDLIAAAGQSGNAGDGSNALELANVKETSGFDSAYQSVIGEMAVEVHEARRMNETSDMRRDTIEMNCQSVSSVSLDEEMTNMIQFQHAYNASSRMITVIDEMLEQVINQMGIVGR
- the fliS gene encoding flagellar export chaperone FliS gives rise to the protein MYDGGMGTQTRAVYQQNAFQTASPGELTLMLYNGCLKFIRLSANAMEKKDYEAKNFNITKAQKIIRELMVTLRVENETTQQMLQLYDFAFDALVRANINNDANALEEAASIITEFRDTWKEVIKIDRKQRHASGVNG
- the csrA gene encoding carbon storage regulator CsrA, producing the protein MLILTRKHDESIQIGDGIEVKIVSVEGDQVKLGIDAPRHVDIHRKEIYDSIQEENKVAAISSAKIPSSFSFNE
- a CDS encoding competence protein ComK → MEKSIRARYRVSAKTMAILPDTQGSIIYEREQTVVYCRERPLHIIRRSCLDGGASLEGRLDAVRHKTKLGRKLPIPINVEENWFAFPTSGLRDHDCCWVFYHHIDTVVASHGGLCNIYFHDQQMISVKKSLYTLNRQMQRTGWIMSLFLFR
- the flgL gene encoding flagellar hook-associated protein FlgL, coding for MRVTQSMISSQTLINIQKNNGKLANLQEQLSTGKKINHPSQDPVVATSSMRHRTELRGIEQYERNVSEAKSWMESTDSSLDTVNQAMQRMREITLQASNDTYDETQRQAIAEEVGQLISHIEDLANTQVNNKYIFNGTDTANPPVDLAEGNFPDPDTGTGEVTLELMDGVEVPINVSADQVFHEEMFTDLQELESKLEDPDTSDETFDAFLSTIDGHLDEVLRVEAELGARVNRVEMIEGRLGDQNEIATRIMSDNEDADFAEVIMDLVTQESLHQAALSAGARIIQPSLMDFLR
- the fliW gene encoding flagellar assembly protein FliW, whose product is MKISTKYNGEIEVSESEVIDFPNGLPAFENETRWILQHYKGPFYVLQSVHTAEVAFFVCEIFSIFPDYQIELPASVTEPLQLTDTKQASLWIILTIKDPFETSTANLAAPLVLNVDVKKGKQYILQDSEYSRQYPLLQRKESSSRHAHTHSQT
- a CDS encoding flagellar protein FlaG; protein product: MDSSPITSAGGGSTFPMQRFLSLANEHAQRIEKKHDRFGQKQMEDYVEEFNDILERTPTSLRFNIHEDLDRIYVHVVDRFSEEILREIPPEKLLDMTAAILKQAGIIVDEQW
- the hpf gene encoding ribosome hibernation-promoting factor, HPF/YfiA family, whose product is MNYNVRGENMEVTPSLREYVEKKVGKVERYFDTPPVADVHVKMHVQNNQQHSIEVTIPMSRLLLRAEEDHSDMYAAIDLVVEKLERQIRKHKTKVNRKFRQSGTKDVFKNEMGVTQLENGWSEEDDDPGFQLVRTKRFNLKPMDAEEAVLQMDMLGHSFFVFSNAVSGDTNVVYRRKDGRYGLIEPEA